One Peromyscus leucopus breed LL Stock chromosome 2, UCI_PerLeu_2.1, whole genome shotgun sequence DNA window includes the following coding sequences:
- the Osgin2 gene encoding oxidative stress-induced growth inhibitor 2 isoform X1 yields MLVILNRGENWEVAVLYSDYDESFPRDYSDTETEGEIFNSLVQYFGDNLGPKVKGMPLVEETSLLEDSSVTLPVVIIGNGPSGICLSYMLSGYRPYLSSEAIHPNTIVHSKLEEARHLSIVDQDLEYLSEGLEGRSSNPVAVLFDTLLHPDADFGYDYPSILHWKLEQHHYIPHLVLGKGPPGGAWHNMEGSMLTISFGNWMELPGLKFKDWMSSKRRNLKGDRVMPEEIARYYKHYVNVMGLQKNFRENTYITSVSRLYRDQGDNNSSQDRDISTKHLQNQKSKFIKRNWEIRGYQRIAGGSHVPFCLFAENVALATGTLDSPAHLEVEGEELPFVFHSMPEFGAAINKGKLCGRTDPVLIVGSGLTAADAVLCAYNNNIPVIHVFRRRVTDPSLIFKQLPQKLYPEYHKVYHMMCTQSYSADSDPLSDYTSFPEHRVLSFKSDMKCILQSVSGLKKVFKLSAAVVLIGSHPNLAFLKEQGRYLGRNSSQPITCKGNPVEVDAYTYECVKEANLFALGPLVGDNFVRFLKGGALGVTRCLATRQKKKQHLFVERGGGDGVA; encoded by the exons agaCTATAGTGACACTGAAACTGAAGGAgagatttttaattctttagtgCAATATTTTGGTGATAATTTGGGGCCGAAAGTTAAAGGAATGCCATTAGTTGAAGAAACTTCTTTACTTGAAGATTCATCAGTGACGTTACCTGTGGTAATAATTG gaaatGGACCTTCAGGAATATGCCTTTCGTATATGTTATCAGGCTACAGACCATATTTATCATCTGAAGCAATACATCCAAATACAATCGTACATAGTAAACTAGAAGAAGCAAGACATCTCTCCATTGTTGATCAG gACTTAGAATACCTGTCTGAGGGTCTGGAGGGCAGATCATCCAATCCAGTGGCAGTACTTTTTGACACACTTCTTCATCCAGATGCTGACTTTGGCTATGACTACCCATCCATTCTGCACTGGAAATTGGAACAGCACCATTATATCCCTCACTTGGTTCTTGGTAAAGGCCCGCCTGGTGGGGCATGGCAT AATATGGAAGGCTCTATGTTGACAATCAGCTTTGGAAATTGGATGGAGCTACCTGGACTTAAATTTAAAGATTGGATGTCTAGCAAACGAAG GAACTTGAAGGGGGACCGTGTTATGCCAGAGGAAATAGCTCGCTACTACAAACACTATGTAAATGTCATGGGTCTTCAGAAGAATTTCCGAGAGAATACTTATATAACTTCTGTATCAAGACTCTACAGAGATCAAGGTGATAATAACAGTAGTCAAGACAGAGATATTTCAACAAAGCATTTACAGAACCAGAAGTCAAAATTTATCAAGAGAAACTGGGAAATCAGAGGCTACCAGCGAATAGCAGGAGGTTCTCATGTTCCCTTTTGCCTATTTGCTGAGAATGTAGCTCTTGCAACAGGGACGTTGGATTCTCCTGCCCACCTGGAAGTTGAAGGGGAAGAGTTGCCTTTTGTGTTTCATTCAATGCCTGAGTTTGGAGCTGCTATAAACAAAGGAAAATTGTGTGGCAGAACGGATCCAGTGCTGATTGTAGGTTCCGGCCTTACTGCAGCTGATGCAGTACTGTGTGCTTACAACAACAATATCCCTGTGATCCACGTATTTCGCAGACGAGTAACTGATCCAAGCTTAATTTTCAAACAGCTTCCGCAAAAGCTGTATCCTGAGTATCACAAAGTCTATCATATGATGTGTACTCAGTCATACTCTGCAGACTCAGATCCTTTATCTGATTATACCAGCTTTCCTGAGCACCGTGTGCTTTCTTTTAAGTCAGACATGAAATGCATTCTTCAGAGCGTCTCTGGATTGAAGAAAGTATTTAAGCTGTCTGCGGCTGTAGTCCTAATAGGTTCTCATCCTAACCTGGCGTTTCTGAAGGAACAGGGGCGTTACCTAGGCCGTAACTCAAGCCAGCCAATAACATGCAAGGGTAACCCTGTGGAGGTCGATGCATACACCTATGAGTGTGTGAAAGAAGCCAACCTTTTTGCTTTGGGCCCTTTGGTTGGAGACAATTTTGTTCGATTTTTAAAGGGAGGGGCATTGGGTGTTACACGATGTTTGGctacaagacagaagaaaaagcagCATTTGTTTgttgaaagaggaggaggagacgggGTAGCTTAA
- the Osgin2 gene encoding oxidative stress-induced growth inhibitor 2 isoform X2 codes for MRGPRPDAPEIVRGGGLRDYSDTETEGEIFNSLVQYFGDNLGPKVKGMPLVEETSLLEDSSVTLPVVIIGNGPSGICLSYMLSGYRPYLSSEAIHPNTIVHSKLEEARHLSIVDQDLEYLSEGLEGRSSNPVAVLFDTLLHPDADFGYDYPSILHWKLEQHHYIPHLVLGKGPPGGAWHNMEGSMLTISFGNWMELPGLKFKDWMSSKRRNLKGDRVMPEEIARYYKHYVNVMGLQKNFRENTYITSVSRLYRDQGDNNSSQDRDISTKHLQNQKSKFIKRNWEIRGYQRIAGGSHVPFCLFAENVALATGTLDSPAHLEVEGEELPFVFHSMPEFGAAINKGKLCGRTDPVLIVGSGLTAADAVLCAYNNNIPVIHVFRRRVTDPSLIFKQLPQKLYPEYHKVYHMMCTQSYSADSDPLSDYTSFPEHRVLSFKSDMKCILQSVSGLKKVFKLSAAVVLIGSHPNLAFLKEQGRYLGRNSSQPITCKGNPVEVDAYTYECVKEANLFALGPLVGDNFVRFLKGGALGVTRCLATRQKKKQHLFVERGGGDGVA; via the exons agaCTATAGTGACACTGAAACTGAAGGAgagatttttaattctttagtgCAATATTTTGGTGATAATTTGGGGCCGAAAGTTAAAGGAATGCCATTAGTTGAAGAAACTTCTTTACTTGAAGATTCATCAGTGACGTTACCTGTGGTAATAATTG gaaatGGACCTTCAGGAATATGCCTTTCGTATATGTTATCAGGCTACAGACCATATTTATCATCTGAAGCAATACATCCAAATACAATCGTACATAGTAAACTAGAAGAAGCAAGACATCTCTCCATTGTTGATCAG gACTTAGAATACCTGTCTGAGGGTCTGGAGGGCAGATCATCCAATCCAGTGGCAGTACTTTTTGACACACTTCTTCATCCAGATGCTGACTTTGGCTATGACTACCCATCCATTCTGCACTGGAAATTGGAACAGCACCATTATATCCCTCACTTGGTTCTTGGTAAAGGCCCGCCTGGTGGGGCATGGCAT AATATGGAAGGCTCTATGTTGACAATCAGCTTTGGAAATTGGATGGAGCTACCTGGACTTAAATTTAAAGATTGGATGTCTAGCAAACGAAG GAACTTGAAGGGGGACCGTGTTATGCCAGAGGAAATAGCTCGCTACTACAAACACTATGTAAATGTCATGGGTCTTCAGAAGAATTTCCGAGAGAATACTTATATAACTTCTGTATCAAGACTCTACAGAGATCAAGGTGATAATAACAGTAGTCAAGACAGAGATATTTCAACAAAGCATTTACAGAACCAGAAGTCAAAATTTATCAAGAGAAACTGGGAAATCAGAGGCTACCAGCGAATAGCAGGAGGTTCTCATGTTCCCTTTTGCCTATTTGCTGAGAATGTAGCTCTTGCAACAGGGACGTTGGATTCTCCTGCCCACCTGGAAGTTGAAGGGGAAGAGTTGCCTTTTGTGTTTCATTCAATGCCTGAGTTTGGAGCTGCTATAAACAAAGGAAAATTGTGTGGCAGAACGGATCCAGTGCTGATTGTAGGTTCCGGCCTTACTGCAGCTGATGCAGTACTGTGTGCTTACAACAACAATATCCCTGTGATCCACGTATTTCGCAGACGAGTAACTGATCCAAGCTTAATTTTCAAACAGCTTCCGCAAAAGCTGTATCCTGAGTATCACAAAGTCTATCATATGATGTGTACTCAGTCATACTCTGCAGACTCAGATCCTTTATCTGATTATACCAGCTTTCCTGAGCACCGTGTGCTTTCTTTTAAGTCAGACATGAAATGCATTCTTCAGAGCGTCTCTGGATTGAAGAAAGTATTTAAGCTGTCTGCGGCTGTAGTCCTAATAGGTTCTCATCCTAACCTGGCGTTTCTGAAGGAACAGGGGCGTTACCTAGGCCGTAACTCAAGCCAGCCAATAACATGCAAGGGTAACCCTGTGGAGGTCGATGCATACACCTATGAGTGTGTGAAAGAAGCCAACCTTTTTGCTTTGGGCCCTTTGGTTGGAGACAATTTTGTTCGATTTTTAAAGGGAGGGGCATTGGGTGTTACACGATGTTTGGctacaagacagaagaaaaagcagCATTTGTTTgttgaaagaggaggaggagacgggGTAGCTTAA
- the Osgin2 gene encoding oxidative stress-induced growth inhibitor 2 isoform X3, whose protein sequence is MPVWCCRCSLAGHFRDYSDTETEGEIFNSLVQYFGDNLGPKVKGMPLVEETSLLEDSSVTLPVVIIGNGPSGICLSYMLSGYRPYLSSEAIHPNTIVHSKLEEARHLSIVDQDLEYLSEGLEGRSSNPVAVLFDTLLHPDADFGYDYPSILHWKLEQHHYIPHLVLGKGPPGGAWHNMEGSMLTISFGNWMELPGLKFKDWMSSKRRNLKGDRVMPEEIARYYKHYVNVMGLQKNFRENTYITSVSRLYRDQGDNNSSQDRDISTKHLQNQKSKFIKRNWEIRGYQRIAGGSHVPFCLFAENVALATGTLDSPAHLEVEGEELPFVFHSMPEFGAAINKGKLCGRTDPVLIVGSGLTAADAVLCAYNNNIPVIHVFRRRVTDPSLIFKQLPQKLYPEYHKVYHMMCTQSYSADSDPLSDYTSFPEHRVLSFKSDMKCILQSVSGLKKVFKLSAAVVLIGSHPNLAFLKEQGRYLGRNSSQPITCKGNPVEVDAYTYECVKEANLFALGPLVGDNFVRFLKGGALGVTRCLATRQKKKQHLFVERGGGDGVA, encoded by the exons agaCTATAGTGACACTGAAACTGAAGGAgagatttttaattctttagtgCAATATTTTGGTGATAATTTGGGGCCGAAAGTTAAAGGAATGCCATTAGTTGAAGAAACTTCTTTACTTGAAGATTCATCAGTGACGTTACCTGTGGTAATAATTG gaaatGGACCTTCAGGAATATGCCTTTCGTATATGTTATCAGGCTACAGACCATATTTATCATCTGAAGCAATACATCCAAATACAATCGTACATAGTAAACTAGAAGAAGCAAGACATCTCTCCATTGTTGATCAG gACTTAGAATACCTGTCTGAGGGTCTGGAGGGCAGATCATCCAATCCAGTGGCAGTACTTTTTGACACACTTCTTCATCCAGATGCTGACTTTGGCTATGACTACCCATCCATTCTGCACTGGAAATTGGAACAGCACCATTATATCCCTCACTTGGTTCTTGGTAAAGGCCCGCCTGGTGGGGCATGGCAT AATATGGAAGGCTCTATGTTGACAATCAGCTTTGGAAATTGGATGGAGCTACCTGGACTTAAATTTAAAGATTGGATGTCTAGCAAACGAAG GAACTTGAAGGGGGACCGTGTTATGCCAGAGGAAATAGCTCGCTACTACAAACACTATGTAAATGTCATGGGTCTTCAGAAGAATTTCCGAGAGAATACTTATATAACTTCTGTATCAAGACTCTACAGAGATCAAGGTGATAATAACAGTAGTCAAGACAGAGATATTTCAACAAAGCATTTACAGAACCAGAAGTCAAAATTTATCAAGAGAAACTGGGAAATCAGAGGCTACCAGCGAATAGCAGGAGGTTCTCATGTTCCCTTTTGCCTATTTGCTGAGAATGTAGCTCTTGCAACAGGGACGTTGGATTCTCCTGCCCACCTGGAAGTTGAAGGGGAAGAGTTGCCTTTTGTGTTTCATTCAATGCCTGAGTTTGGAGCTGCTATAAACAAAGGAAAATTGTGTGGCAGAACGGATCCAGTGCTGATTGTAGGTTCCGGCCTTACTGCAGCTGATGCAGTACTGTGTGCTTACAACAACAATATCCCTGTGATCCACGTATTTCGCAGACGAGTAACTGATCCAAGCTTAATTTTCAAACAGCTTCCGCAAAAGCTGTATCCTGAGTATCACAAAGTCTATCATATGATGTGTACTCAGTCATACTCTGCAGACTCAGATCCTTTATCTGATTATACCAGCTTTCCTGAGCACCGTGTGCTTTCTTTTAAGTCAGACATGAAATGCATTCTTCAGAGCGTCTCTGGATTGAAGAAAGTATTTAAGCTGTCTGCGGCTGTAGTCCTAATAGGTTCTCATCCTAACCTGGCGTTTCTGAAGGAACAGGGGCGTTACCTAGGCCGTAACTCAAGCCAGCCAATAACATGCAAGGGTAACCCTGTGGAGGTCGATGCATACACCTATGAGTGTGTGAAAGAAGCCAACCTTTTTGCTTTGGGCCCTTTGGTTGGAGACAATTTTGTTCGATTTTTAAAGGGAGGGGCATTGGGTGTTACACGATGTTTGGctacaagacagaagaaaaagcagCATTTGTTTgttgaaagaggaggaggagacgggGTAGCTTAA
- the Osgin2 gene encoding oxidative stress-induced growth inhibitor 2 isoform X4, whose product MPLVEETSLLEDSSVTLPVVIIGNGPSGICLSYMLSGYRPYLSSEAIHPNTIVHSKLEEARHLSIVDQDLEYLSEGLEGRSSNPVAVLFDTLLHPDADFGYDYPSILHWKLEQHHYIPHLVLGKGPPGGAWHNMEGSMLTISFGNWMELPGLKFKDWMSSKRRNLKGDRVMPEEIARYYKHYVNVMGLQKNFRENTYITSVSRLYRDQGDNNSSQDRDISTKHLQNQKSKFIKRNWEIRGYQRIAGGSHVPFCLFAENVALATGTLDSPAHLEVEGEELPFVFHSMPEFGAAINKGKLCGRTDPVLIVGSGLTAADAVLCAYNNNIPVIHVFRRRVTDPSLIFKQLPQKLYPEYHKVYHMMCTQSYSADSDPLSDYTSFPEHRVLSFKSDMKCILQSVSGLKKVFKLSAAVVLIGSHPNLAFLKEQGRYLGRNSSQPITCKGNPVEVDAYTYECVKEANLFALGPLVGDNFVRFLKGGALGVTRCLATRQKKKQHLFVERGGGDGVA is encoded by the exons ATGCCATTAGTTGAAGAAACTTCTTTACTTGAAGATTCATCAGTGACGTTACCTGTGGTAATAATTG gaaatGGACCTTCAGGAATATGCCTTTCGTATATGTTATCAGGCTACAGACCATATTTATCATCTGAAGCAATACATCCAAATACAATCGTACATAGTAAACTAGAAGAAGCAAGACATCTCTCCATTGTTGATCAG gACTTAGAATACCTGTCTGAGGGTCTGGAGGGCAGATCATCCAATCCAGTGGCAGTACTTTTTGACACACTTCTTCATCCAGATGCTGACTTTGGCTATGACTACCCATCCATTCTGCACTGGAAATTGGAACAGCACCATTATATCCCTCACTTGGTTCTTGGTAAAGGCCCGCCTGGTGGGGCATGGCAT AATATGGAAGGCTCTATGTTGACAATCAGCTTTGGAAATTGGATGGAGCTACCTGGACTTAAATTTAAAGATTGGATGTCTAGCAAACGAAG GAACTTGAAGGGGGACCGTGTTATGCCAGAGGAAATAGCTCGCTACTACAAACACTATGTAAATGTCATGGGTCTTCAGAAGAATTTCCGAGAGAATACTTATATAACTTCTGTATCAAGACTCTACAGAGATCAAGGTGATAATAACAGTAGTCAAGACAGAGATATTTCAACAAAGCATTTACAGAACCAGAAGTCAAAATTTATCAAGAGAAACTGGGAAATCAGAGGCTACCAGCGAATAGCAGGAGGTTCTCATGTTCCCTTTTGCCTATTTGCTGAGAATGTAGCTCTTGCAACAGGGACGTTGGATTCTCCTGCCCACCTGGAAGTTGAAGGGGAAGAGTTGCCTTTTGTGTTTCATTCAATGCCTGAGTTTGGAGCTGCTATAAACAAAGGAAAATTGTGTGGCAGAACGGATCCAGTGCTGATTGTAGGTTCCGGCCTTACTGCAGCTGATGCAGTACTGTGTGCTTACAACAACAATATCCCTGTGATCCACGTATTTCGCAGACGAGTAACTGATCCAAGCTTAATTTTCAAACAGCTTCCGCAAAAGCTGTATCCTGAGTATCACAAAGTCTATCATATGATGTGTACTCAGTCATACTCTGCAGACTCAGATCCTTTATCTGATTATACCAGCTTTCCTGAGCACCGTGTGCTTTCTTTTAAGTCAGACATGAAATGCATTCTTCAGAGCGTCTCTGGATTGAAGAAAGTATTTAAGCTGTCTGCGGCTGTAGTCCTAATAGGTTCTCATCCTAACCTGGCGTTTCTGAAGGAACAGGGGCGTTACCTAGGCCGTAACTCAAGCCAGCCAATAACATGCAAGGGTAACCCTGTGGAGGTCGATGCATACACCTATGAGTGTGTGAAAGAAGCCAACCTTTTTGCTTTGGGCCCTTTGGTTGGAGACAATTTTGTTCGATTTTTAAAGGGAGGGGCATTGGGTGTTACACGATGTTTGGctacaagacagaagaaaaagcagCATTTGTTTgttgaaagaggaggaggagacgggGTAGCTTAA